A portion of the Lolium rigidum isolate FL_2022 chromosome 1, APGP_CSIRO_Lrig_0.1, whole genome shotgun sequence genome contains these proteins:
- the LOC124664920 gene encoding probable LRR receptor-like serine/threonine-protein kinase At4g37250 → MDGCVRYSPECADNDMTFDTNALFSPDSAPRGSGAFFLGVDLNSSPDLRRPGSTNDHMTYGTSLPHHLFTDESRSGHQVFDSASGVSMGDDEIFHRMVRATEFHIDEGRFGGSGEDHMSEKELVFGVIAMRFHIAAEAGQWKKRAVLALPPQDRRLARTKSSGSSSATDEAQWLLGSWGLCPCCCCCSELDDDGELLMLFKHAVTADPLAGWSVSDASACAWNGVICNGFPPTTQTTSTANLTSTTDGAASSNSTTTLTTTGTNGTINGTTASAAATVSRVIGLVLPNAQLSGTLPADLSRLQHLRHLDLSGNNITSTLPPALLHNATELRVLSLAGNDLTGSLPDGPPSRGLQELNLSDNALAGWLPGPLLAAPGLAVLGLANNYLAGELPAGGLGPNLQLLDLSSNYFRGALPPDFGGARLRLLNVSANRLTGALPAELSDAVPPNATVDLSGNNFTGAVPPAGLFGAQPAAAYEGNPGLCGAPVRRACSIPSSLSDPPNATDSPPAFAAIPKSAARAPPGSPEAQAPRGGQGRLRPLTILAIVAGDIAGVGLLFLLFLYVYHARKKRRQENPTAPQQQQQKKTAAAVAKEDKPSASASTGCCIGGGRSDGSEDSSDGSASSSSDAASDDGRLSSSDPKKRPGSFIGWTTPQHHSKKHEQPPAPATLVTVDVGGGELEMETLLKASAYILGATGSSIVYKAVLADGTALAVRRIGESGGADKLKDFEAQVRAVARFRHPNLLRLRGFYWGADEKLLIHDYAVNGSLANIAFTRRMGASPMHLNLEARLRIARGVARGLAFIHEKKGVHGNVKPSNILLGADMEPLVGDLGLDRLLSGAALHRNTGASARLFGSKRSMHSTSSLPDLSQMPGGASPSCASTSSTALPPYQAPECLKSLRPSAKWDVYSFGMVLLELLSGRVYSEVELCQWHAAGSVAGTSDLDQRGRVLRMADPTLRGDDNEDALLGCFRLAFACCAMAPSKRPSMRDVAALLDRIQAAPLSSSIETPY, encoded by the exons ATGGACGGCTGCGtccgctactcccccgagtgcGCCGACAACGACATGACCTTCGACACCAACGCGTTGTTCTCGCCGGATTCGGCGCCGAGGGGCAGCGGCGCATTTTTCTTGGGCGTGGACCTGAACTCGTCTCCTGACCTGCGCCGCCCAGGAAGCACCAACGATCACATGACATACGGCACCAGCCTCCCCCACCACCTCTTTACTGACGAGAGCAGGAGCGGCCACCAGGTGTTCGATAGCGCGTCTGGCGTGTCCATGGGCGATGATGAG ATCTTCCATAGAATGGTGAGGGCGACGGAGTTCCATATTGATGAGGGGAGGTTTGGAGGTAGCGGCGAGGACCATATGTCTGAGAAGGAGCTAGTGTTTGGTGTAATCGCCATGCGGTTCCATATTGCTGCCGAGGCGGGGCAGTGGAAGAAGAG AGCGGTGCTTGCTTTACCGCCACAGGACAGGCGGTTGGCCCGCACCAAGAGCTCTGGTAGCTCCTCTGCAA CGGACGAGGCGCAGTGGCTGCTGGGGTCGTGGGGTTTGTGTccgtgttgctgctgctgctcggaATTGGACGACGACGGGGAGCTGCTCATGCTCTTCAAGCACGCGGTCACCGCCGACCCGCTCGCCGGCTGGTCCGTCTCCGACGCCTCCGCCTGCGCCTGGAACGGCGTCATCTGCAACGGCTTCCCGCCCACCACCCAAACCACCTCCACGGCCAACCTCACCTCCACCACCGACGGCGCCGCCAGCTCCAACTCCACCACCACGCTCACCACCACCGGCACGAACGGCACCATCAACGGCACCACCGCGTCCGCCGCGGCGACGGTGTCGCGCGTCATCGGGCTTGTCCTGCCGAACGCGCAGCTCTCGGGCACGCTCCCCGCCGACCTATCCCGCCTGCAGCACCTGCGCCACCTCGACCTCTCGGGCAACAACATCACGAGCACCCTCCCACCTGCCCTGCTCCACAACGCCACCGAGCTCCGGGTCCTCTCGCTCGCCGGCAACGACCTCACCGGCTCCCTCCCGGACGGCCCCCCCTCGCGCGGCCTGCAGGAGCTCAACCTCTCGGACAACGCGCTGGCCGGGTGGCTGCCGGGCCCCCTGCTCGCCGCGCCGGGGCTGGCCGTGCTGGGCCTCGCCAACAACTACCTCGCGGGCGAGCTCCCCGCCGGCGGGCTGGGCCCGAACCTCCAGCTCCTGGACCTCAGCAGCAACTACTTCCGCGGCGCGCTCCCGCCGGACTTCGGCGGGGCGCGGCTGCGGCTCCTCAACGTGTCCGCCAACCGCCTCACGGGCGCGCTCCCGGCCGAGCTGTCCGACGCCGTGCCGCCCAACGCCACGGTGGACCTCTCCGGCAACAACTTCACGGGCGCGGTCCCGCCCGCCGGGCTCTTCGGggcgcagccggcggcggcgtaCGAGGGGAACCCGGGGCTGTGCGGCGCGCCGGTCAGGCGCGCCTGCTCCAtcccgtcctcgctctccgacccGCCCAACGCCACCGACTCGCCGCCGGCGTTCGCGGCCATCCCCAAGAGCGCCGCCCGGGCCCCGCCGGGCTCCCCCGAGGCGCAGGCCCCGCGCGGCGGCCAGGGGAGGCTCCGCCCCCTCACCATCCTCGCCATTGTCGCCGGTGACATCGCTGGCGTCGGGCTGctcttcttgctcttcctctacGTCTACCACGCCCGCAAGAAGCGCCGGCAGGAGAACCCGACggcgccgcagcagcagcagcagaagaaGACGGCAGCCGCCGTCGCCAAAGAAGACAAGCCGTCCGCGTCCGCGTCCACGGGGTGCTGCATTGGCGGCGGCCGGAGCGACGGCTCGGAGGACAGCTCCGACGgctcggcgtcctcctcctcggacgCCGCGTCCGACGACGGGCGTCTGTCGTCTTCGGACCCGAAGAAGAGACCCGGGAGCTTCATCGGCTGGACCACCCCGCAGCACCACAGCAAGAAGCACGAGCAGCCGCCCGCGCCGGCGACGCTCGTCACGgtggacgtcggcggcggcgagctcgagATGGAGACGCTGCTCAAGGCGTCGGCCTACATCCTCGGCGCCACGGGGTCCAGCATCGTGTACAAGGCCGTGCTCGCCGACGGCACCGCGCTCGCCGTCCGCCGCATCGGCGAGAGCGGCGGCGCCGACAAGCTCAAGGACTTCGAGGCGCAGGTGCGCGCCGTCGCCCGGTTCCGGCACCCCAACCTCCTCCGCCTCCGGGGATTCTACTGGGGCGCCGACGAGAAGCTCCTCATCCACGACTACGCCGTCAATGGCAGCCTCGCCAACATCGCATTCACCA GGAGGATGGGCGCTTCGCCGATGCACCTAAACCTGGAGGCGCGGCTGCGGATCGCGCGTGGCGTTGCACGGGGTTTAGCATTCATCCACGAGAAGAAGGGTGTGCACGGCAATGTGAagccatccaacatccttctcggCGCCGACATGGAGCCACTGGTCGGCGACCTAGGCCTGGACCGGCTGCTCTCTGGCGCCGCCCTCCACCGAAACACGGGAGCGTCGGCGCGCCTCTTCGGGAGCAAGCGGTCCATGCACTCCACAAGCAGCCTGCCGGACCTGTCCCAGATGCCCGGTGGTGCCAGCCCGTCATGCGCCTCCACCTCGTCAACAGCTCTCCCGCCGTACCAGGCGCCCGAGTGCCTCAAGAGCCtgcggccgagcgccaagtgggaCGTCTACTCCTTCGGCATGGTGCTTCTGGAGCTGCTCTCCGGACGGGTCTACTCCGAGGTGGAGCTCTGCCAGTGGCACGCTGCCGGGTCCGTCGCCGGCACGTCTGATCTCGACCAACGGGGCCGCGTGCTGCGGATGGCTGACCCCACGCTCCGCGGCGACGACAACGAGGACGCGCTGCTTGGCTGCTTCCGGCTCGCCTTCGCCTGCTGCGCCATGGCGCCCAGCAAGCGGCCGTCCATGAGGGACGTCGCCGCGCTCCTCGACAGGATACAGGCCGCACCCCTGTCCTCCTCCATTGAGACTCCCTACTGA